TTCGCAACAGCGTCGTCAGCTCCTCAGCCGGACGCGGGGGGCTCACCAGATAGCCTTGAATCGCATCGCATTGCTGCTGCGCCAAGAACGCTGACTGCTCGTCCGTCTCCACCCCTTCCGCCACCACGGTCAGCTTGAGACTGTGGGCCATCGCGATGATCGCGGTGGCGATCGCGGCGTCGTCGGCATCGGTGGTCACGTGCCTAACGAATGATTGGTCGATTTTGATCGTGTCGATGGGAAACCGCTTCAGATAGCTCAGTGAGGAATACCCGATCCCAAAATCGTCCATCGCCACCCGGATGCCCATCGCGCGGAGTTCTCCCAGCGTGGCGATCGTCCGGTCCGCGTCTTCCATTAACAGGCTCTCGGTCAGTTCCAGTTCAAGCCACCGCGGATCAAGACCCGTCTCGCGCAAGACGCGCGCGATCATGGCCTTGAGGTCCGGCTGCTGAAACTGACGTGCGGACAAGTTGACCGACACGGGGAGCGACGGGATCCCTTGGTCCTGCCACCCCCGGTTTTGAGTGCAGGCCGCCCGTAACACCCGCTCGCCGATCGGCACGATGAGACCGGTTTCCTCGGCCAGGGGAATGAACCTGGCCGGCGACACCAATCCCCACTCCGGATGCTGCCAGCGCACGAGCGCTTCCACCCCGATGATGCGCCCCGTCCCAAGGCGCACCTGCGGTTGGTAGTACACCACGAACTCGTCGCGTTCCAAGGCGTGGCGCAAGTTGCTTTCGAGCGACAGCCGTTCAAGGGTGCTGACGTTCATCGCCGGAGAATACAACTGGTACGTATTCCGGCCTTGGTCCTTGGCGCGGTACATGGCCGCGTCGGCGTTCCTCAACAGCACGCCGGCCTCGTCCCCGTCGTCCGGAGCGATGCTGATCCCGATGCTGGTCGTCATGAAAATCTCGTGGCCATCCACCACGAACGAGGCGCGCAACGCGGCGAAGATCTTCTCCACAACGATCACCATGTCGCTCGCCTTCGCGATCTCCGGCAGTAGGATCGCGAACTCGTCGCCGCCGAGCCGGGCCACGGTGTCCCCGTTGCGAAGACAGTCGGTCAATCGTTGCGCAACGGTCGAAAGCAGTCGATCACCGCTCTCGTGTCCCAAGGTCTCGTTCACGAGCTTGAAACGGTCCAAATCCAGCAGCAGCACCGCGAGGGGACGCGCGGTCCTGCGCGTGCGAATCCGAACCAACGCCTGACTGATCCGGTCCATGAACACGGCCCGGTTCGGCAGGTTCGTCAGCAAATCGTGGTGCGTCATGTGATCAAGACGCGCCTCCCACTCGCGCCGCTCGGTGACGTTGCGAAAGATAGCGTGCGTCGCGACCAGTTGGCCATCGGAATACCGGGCCGTGACGTTGCCCTCCACCAGGACCGTCCGCCCATCCTTGGCAACCAACTCAGCCTGAACGAGCTCCACAGGTGCGCCGGACAGGAGCCGTTCAAATACCTGCTGGCAATGGGACAGCGACTGGGGGGCGATCACCTGAAACAACGTGAGCGACGAGACCTCCTCGGCGCTATAGCCCATGGTCGCCAACCAGGCCCGGTTCACGAAGAGGAAGCGGCCGTCCGGCCCCACGCTCTGAATCATGTCGTGGGCGTTCTCAATCAGGTTGCGATACCGATCCTCGCTCTCCCGACGCGCCTCCTCCGCCAACCGTCGTTCGGTGATATCCGTGACAAACCCCTCCAACGCGAGCAGGTCTCCCTGCACCGAAAACACGCCCTGTCCTTGCTCCCACACCCACCGCTCGTCGCCGGCTGCTGTGCGGATCCGGTAGACCAGCTCGAACGGTCTCTTCGCCTGAATGTTCTCCTGCACCTTGTTCCACACCGGCTGTTGGTCATCCGGATGAATCAAGCTGCCATACATGACACGCTGCTGGAGAAACGCATCTGCGGGGTAACCAGTGAGCGCAAGCGCGCCTTCGCTCGCGTACTCGATCGTCCAGTTCGGATCGTTGGCGCAGCGGTAGACCATCCCGGAGAGGTTGCTGATCAGCGTCGAGAGGCTTCGCTGGCTTTCGCGAAGCGAATCCTCCACCCGCTTGCGTTCGGTCACATCGTCGACGACCAGCAACAACCGGGCTCGGTCGGGCCTCTGTTCGGTCGCCTCCTGGGTTGAGCGCAGAATGACGGCCAAGGTCATCTGAAGGTGCCGCGTCCCCTGTTTGCCGACCAGCTCGACATCGAGCCGCGACTGGGACTCACCGACGCCCAACACTCGGGCCACACGATCCCACCAACTGACACCGGGGAAGAACGCCTCCAGCGGCATGCCCACCGCTCGCTCTGGGGAGACGTCAGCGATTTCAAGAAACGTGCGACTCGCAAAGAGCACGCGCAGATCCGCCGACAGGACCACCACACCAGACGGAATGTTGGCCACGATTTGCTGCGCGTGAGTCTGCAGGTCCGCGATGGTCCATCGATCAATGTGGTGATAGGTATCCAGGGTGAGTCCGATGTCGAAGAAGACGATCTTCACCAACGCCGTCACCGTGTCGATCGCCTTTTGAGGATCGTTGGACGCCAGTCCCCAGGCTTCGGTCATCAACCCCGCGAGATACTTGTTGTACGCGCCAAGGTACCACTTGGGGCCCAGACCAATCCGATGGTGGGCGGCGCCGACGTGGATCCGGTGATGGACGTAGTCGGCTCCGTACCGGCCGGCCGTCAGGCTATCAAAGTAGGCCGCCTGGCGGTGCTTGAGTCGCTCAACGGTCGAGGGATCGGACAGGAGCTGCCGCGTTTCCTCAAAGGCAAGCAGATGCGCGTAGAACGCGTCGACAAATTCCGCTGGTTTGGCTGTCAAGCGCGTGTGCAGGTCTCGGAGGAGTTCGACGTCGCGGTCCGTGAACTCCAGGAACGCTTTGCGGCGCTCGATCTCCCACTCATCCACCCCCATCGTGCGGGCGATGGTTTCAGCGATCTGGAGGAGGGACATGGTGGCCAACCGATGGAACGATGTGGCCACCGACGGTTTCTGGTCTGACGGCAGAGTAGGTTGCGGTTGCTGGTTGGAGTCTGTGTCCGGCGTCATCGCTACCTACCCCCCGACGGAGCGGGCCCAACAAGCGCGATGCCGGACCACCAGCTGCTTGATCATGCGTCCTCCCAGTGATTCCGCTCGGATGCGTTCCCAAGTCTACCCGCGAACGGATTCCTGACAAGGCAGCCCCTTGAAGGTCGAGAACCACGGATGGGAGAACAACTATCGCGCACACCGATTGACAAGGTCTCCGTCCCTCCCTATCATCGGCCTCCCGTGTGATCCAGATGTCCCGACAGTGACCGGTTGACACCGGGAACGACCAAGGAGTAACATTTTGTTACCTGTTGGCCCACCCCTCACCGCGCCTGAGTTGCGTCTGGTCCTCGATCAGGTGCTGGCCAGCGAAGGAGGGCTGGTCTATGGGACGAGCCTGTTTGAGAAACTGGCCCAGCGTGGGGTCTCGGTGCTCGATCTCCTGCATGTGTGCCGCCGCTGGGAGGTCTTGCGCTCCACACGGTTTGGATACGGCGAGTGGCGGTACCGGATCGAGGGGCCGAACCTGGACGGGAAGTGGATGGCCGTGGTGCTGTCGGTTCGATCCGAGCCGCCGCGGGCCGTAGCGATCACGGCATTTCGATTTGCGAGAGGACGGAGAAGGCGATGACGTGTCCCCAGTGCGGTCAACCGCTCCCCCGCCCCGAAGTCGTGCGGCTGTATCACTACCGCGAATCCGGGCTCGACAACGTGTACCTGAAAGACATCACTACCTACCGGTGCGCCTGTGGCGAACGGGTCATCAAGATCCCCGCCGTGGAGCACGTTCACGACGCGATCGCCGCCGAACTGTTGTCTAAGTCCTCCCTGCTGACCGGAGCGGAGTTTCGCTTCCTCCGCAAGTGGGCGGGCCTCACCGCGCCCGAACTCGCCTCCGCACTCGGCATCAAAACCCGGATCACGATCTCTCGCTGGGAAAACGATAAAGCGCGGCTCACGGCCGCGGCGGACCGTGCCATACGGCTGTTGGTGATGCGGATGAAAGAAGACGCGCTCAACCGGCGGCTCTTCGAGCACGTGACCGTCGCTGAACAGTTCCGCCGGATCGCACCCACGGCGCGACGGTTTCGGATCACGATTGCTTCTAAGGACCTGAACGGGGCAGCGGCCATCTCACCGGGTAGAGCGCGGCGGGCGAAGACCGCGTGAGCGCTTCGGCTCTCGCCTCGGGCGACGCCGCAGCGAGGTACGCCTCCCACGCCGTCTTTAGCATCGCGTGACGGCGCTCCAGCCGCCGTAGGCGCTCTTTGAGCATCCCCAGACATCGCCGCAACGCGGCCTGCTCTGTGCGCGAGAATCGCCCGCCTCGTGGCCGATTCTCAAAGAGCGACAGAGTGTGCCGGAGATGCTGGCGCTCGCTCTTCATCGTGTCCCGCCTTTCCTATCGGGCCGAGTCGTGTCGCCACGCACTGTCGGCTCGCCGTTCCGCCACGGTCTGCTCGCCGAAGCGTCGCGGATTCCCGCACATCCAGCAGCTACAGCCCTTGCGAGTACGGGCGAGACGGCCGATGATGCGGGCTCGGTCGTGCTCGTCGGCAAACTTGTCGGCCAGCTTGCACTGATACGCCTGCACCCGCTTCTTCAGGCTGGACAGGTGATGGCGTCTGAGGGCTCGGCTTCTCACGTCGAAAATCGTATCAGACCTGTCGGACGACTACAATCCGTTCCGGTCAGTTCGATTTCAGGAGCGAAATACTCTGCAACACCTGGCGATCCTCGCCGACGAACATCACCGTATCGAGCCGTGGAACACGGTCCACTTGAATCATGACATAGGGCTGTGTGACGACCGCCGCCAACACGCGACCCGGAGGGGGACGCGCCACGCGAAGGCCCACGCGCACCACTCCACCCTCCTGTGAGACCCGCGTGACGTGGAGGGCATACCCGGCAGTGGGTTGTTGTCCCAGCACCGCCAGGATGCTCCCGTTGCTGCGTCTCTCGTCCCCATGATGACTGTTCAGAACGGCACGATGTCGTCGAGTACGTTTCTCACTCCGAGATCGACCGGGGTCGTCTGTCCAGCCACCACGACTATCGGGTCCGCACCCGTCGCAGTGAACGCTTCGCCGTCGGCATCTCCAAACACGCCGTTCCCGTTTTGATCAACGCCGGCAACCACAACGTAGATTCCCACCGGAACCGATGAGAACGAAAAGTTATAGAGTTGGCTCACGACCGGCGTCGTGACGGATGATTGCACCGACACTTCTCCGTGCGAATCGACCCTGAGCAGTTGGACCGTCATCGGCCCGATCGCGGGAAGCGGCGGATCGGGTCCCACCTGGAACCCAAAAGGCACGACAAAGGTACCGCCGTTTGAGGTCAATTGCACGATCCCAAAATACTCCCCGTTCGGGAGCCCCGTGGGATCGACGGTGATGGTCACCTTACAGAACGAGGCGTTCAGCGTCGCGCAGGTGGGATCATCGTCAAACGTAGCCGACACCGCGGGAAGCCACGACGTGTCTTCTGGGTCCACCACCTCGACGGTCCCGCCGGACAACGTTAACGTTCCGCCCCCCGTATTGGCGACAAAGACATACCCCTCCGTCGCGGTCGTAAGCTGCTGAAAATTCACGAGCGATGGAGACGGGTACGGCACCGGAATTGACGGCAACCCGACCCCTTGGGCCGCGGCCACAGCGGCGCCTGCATTCACCAACCCCCATCCGAAATCAGCATCTCGCCCGGCTGCGCCGAGATCGTCTGCCGTTGATGAGAGTATCGTTTCCACCTCCGACGGCGTGAGACTCGGATTGACCGAGAGCATGAGGGCGACCACGCCAGCAATGTGCGGAGCCGCCATCGAGGTCCCCTGTTCGAACTTATAGGCCGTCTCACCCGGATTCGAGACCGGCCACGTGCTGAGAGTCCCCGCGTGAATCGCGTCGACCATTTCACCACCTGGAGCGGCGATAAACACATACGGCTGCGACCCGGAATACGACGCCTTCTCCCCCAACGGATCGACTGCACCGACCGTGATAACGCCCTGGCAGGAGGCCGGAGTTTCTACGGGATTCCCGCTTTCAAAGTCGTTGCCCGCCGCAACGACAATGACGACACCAGCGTTCCTGATGGCGTTGATGGCGTCCTGATAC
This sequence is a window from Nitrospirota bacterium. Protein-coding genes within it:
- a CDS encoding EAL domain-containing protein, whose protein sequence is MATSFHRLATMSLLQIAETIARTMGVDEWEIERRKAFLEFTDRDVELLRDLHTRLTAKPAEFVDAFYAHLLAFEETRQLLSDPSTVERLKHRQAAYFDSLTAGRYGADYVHHRIHVGAAHHRIGLGPKWYLGAYNKYLAGLMTEAWGLASNDPQKAIDTVTALVKIVFFDIGLTLDTYHHIDRWTIADLQTHAQQIVANIPSGVVVLSADLRVLFASRTFLEIADVSPERAVGMPLEAFFPGVSWWDRVARVLGVGESQSRLDVELVGKQGTRHLQMTLAVILRSTQEATEQRPDRARLLLVVDDVTERKRVEDSLRESQRSLSTLISNLSGMVYRCANDPNWTIEYASEGALALTGYPADAFLQQRVMYGSLIHPDDQQPVWNKVQENIQAKRPFELVYRIRTAAGDERWVWEQGQGVFSVQGDLLALEGFVTDITERRLAEEARRESEDRYRNLIENAHDMIQSVGPDGRFLFVNRAWLATMGYSAEEVSSLTLFQVIAPQSLSHCQQVFERLLSGAPVELVQAELVAKDGRTVLVEGNVTARYSDGQLVATHAIFRNVTERREWEARLDHMTHHDLLTNLPNRAVFMDRISQALVRIRTRRTARPLAVLLLDLDRFKLVNETLGHESGDRLLSTVAQRLTDCLRNGDTVARLGGDEFAILLPEIAKASDMVIVVEKIFAALRASFVVDGHEIFMTTSIGISIAPDDGDEAGVLLRNADAAMYRAKDQGRNTYQLYSPAMNVSTLERLSLESNLRHALERDEFVVYYQPQVRLGTGRIIGVEALVRWQHPEWGLVSPARFIPLAEETGLIVPIGERVLRAACTQNRGWQDQGIPSLPVSVNLSARQFQQPDLKAMIARVLRETGLDPRWLELELTESLLMEDADRTIATLGELRAMGIRVAMDDFGIGYSSLSYLKRFPIDTIKIDQSFVRHVTTDADDAAIATAIIAMAHSLKLTVVAEGVETDEQSAFLAQQQCDAIQGYLVSPPRPAEELTTLLRTNDSSRRAA
- a CDS encoding type II TA system antitoxin MqsA family protein, whose product is MTCPQCGQPLPRPEVVRLYHYRESGLDNVYLKDITTYRCACGERVIKIPAVEHVHDAIAAELLSKSSLLTGAEFRFLRKWAGLTAPELASALGIKTRITISRWENDKARLTAAADRAIRLLVMRMKEDALNRRLFEHVTVAEQFRRIAPTARRFRITIASKDLNGAAAISPGRARRAKTA
- a CDS encoding protease complex subunit PrcB family protein; its protein translation is MLGQQPTAGYALHVTRVSQEGGVVRVGLRVARPPPGRVLAAVVTQPYVMIQVDRVPRLDTVMFVGEDRQVLQSISLLKSN
- a CDS encoding S8 family peptidase; its protein translation is MDFVPGEIIVRFSDGIDDHEALSAILNKFQDMNLTNAGQMYPNGPYVLRTRAYRNPSLSTDEAHQQTADAIATLKMEPSVKYAEPNGIRRPHLIPNDPAYSVGLQWDLSMINLPSAWELTTGNSSVIVAVLDTGIRSHADLNANVLNTGYNFVSNTSDPIEPLTALSSFHGTHVAGTIAAIGNNTVGMAGVAWNAKIMPIRVLSPTEGTDTAIINGMLYAAGLPNSSGTVPPQRANVINMSLGGEGACSQSYQDAINAIRNAGVVIVVAAGNDFESGNPVETPASCQGVITVGAVDPLGEKASYSGSQPYVFIAAPGGEMVDAIHAGTLSTWPVSNPGETAYKFEQGTSMAAPHIAGVVALMLSVNPSLTPSEVETILSSTADDLGAAGRDADFGWGLVNAGAAVAAAQGVGLPSIPVPYPSPSLVNFQQLTTATEGYVFVANTGGGTLTLSGGTVEVVDPEDTSWLPAVSATFDDDPTCATLNASFCKVTITVDPTGLPNGEYFGIVQLTSNGGTFVVPFGFQVGPDPPLPAIGPMTVQLLRVDSHGEVSVQSSVTTPVVSQLYNFSFSSVPVGIYVVVAGVDQNGNGVFGDADGEAFTATGADPIVVVAGQTTPVDLGVRNVLDDIVPF